One window of the Chitinophaga niabensis genome contains the following:
- a CDS encoding PLP-dependent aminotransferase family protein, protein MLPFKTLIQIDKKSKYPVYQQIANRFIGLIQEGVLQPGAFLPGSRVMAEQLGLHRQTVVAAYEELASQDWIVSMARKGMMVAANLPVIKPRSFKTPAAAYTQGPSFSFHAVPKLEPPPPATGIRYTINDGFPDVRLAPLTEWTKECRSIVQSPRYIKLLMDGSDTLRKEMTTFLTNTRGLNISPDNIMITRGAQMAIYTAAAMLIRKGDHVIAGSPNYVFADLCFEQLGANIIRVPVDHEGIDVDAVEKLCRTKKIRMLYVVPHHHHPTTVTLSAERRMKLLEIIRTYKLAVIEDDYDYDFHYSSAPILPLASADHAGNVMYIGSLTKSLGLSLRIGFLVAPARFITEAAHLRRLMDLRGDNLTEEALAAMLASGAIERHLKKAKKVYHERRDLLCKLLVDKLDNRLQFTPPSGGLALWLKFPEPIREVAEKALNLGLRISPGVQYHYQGKPDNGLRFGFAALNDRELANVVGILAKCCK, encoded by the coding sequence ATGCTTCCTTTTAAAACGCTCATACAGATAGACAAGAAATCGAAATACCCTGTTTACCAGCAGATCGCTAACCGCTTCATCGGGTTGATCCAGGAAGGGGTTTTACAGCCGGGGGCTTTTCTTCCGGGGAGCCGTGTAATGGCAGAACAATTGGGCTTGCACCGGCAGACCGTAGTAGCTGCTTATGAGGAACTGGCCAGCCAGGACTGGATAGTATCCATGGCGCGCAAAGGCATGATGGTAGCGGCTAACCTCCCTGTTATCAAACCGCGTTCTTTTAAAACTCCTGCCGCTGCATATACACAGGGCCCTTCTTTTTCCTTCCATGCCGTACCAAAACTGGAACCACCGCCGCCTGCCACCGGTATCCGTTATACCATCAATGATGGTTTCCCGGATGTACGGCTGGCGCCTTTAACGGAATGGACAAAAGAATGCCGCTCTATTGTTCAGAGCCCGCGCTACATCAAATTACTCATGGATGGAAGTGATACGCTGCGGAAGGAAATGACAACGTTCCTCACCAATACCCGAGGCCTGAATATTTCCCCGGATAATATCATGATCACCAGGGGAGCGCAGATGGCTATTTACACGGCGGCAGCTATGCTCATCAGGAAAGGGGATCATGTGATCGCAGGCAGCCCCAATTACGTGTTTGCGGATCTCTGTTTTGAACAGCTGGGTGCTAATATTATCAGGGTGCCGGTGGATCATGAAGGGATAGATGTAGATGCCGTGGAAAAGCTCTGCCGTACCAAAAAGATCCGGATGTTATACGTGGTACCGCATCACCACCATCCTACTACTGTAACGCTGAGTGCGGAAAGGAGGATGAAGTTGCTGGAGATCATCCGTACTTATAAACTGGCCGTAATAGAAGATGATTACGATTATGATTTTCATTATAGTTCGGCCCCCATCTTGCCATTGGCGAGTGCAGATCATGCCGGCAATGTGATGTATATCGGCTCCCTCACAAAGTCCCTGGGTTTATCCCTGAGGATAGGCTTCCTGGTAGCACCAGCCCGCTTTATTACAGAAGCGGCCCATTTGCGCAGGTTAATGGACCTGCGGGGAGATAACCTCACGGAGGAAGCCCTGGCGGCTATGCTTGCCAGCGGAGCTATTGAGCGGCATCTCAAAAAGGCAAAAAAGGTTTATCATGAAAGGAGGGACCTGCTCTGTAAGCTACTTGTGGATAAATTGGACAACCGGTTGCAGTTTACCCCTCCCTCCGGTGGTCTGGCCCTCTGGCTGAAATTCCCGGAACCTATCCGGGAGGTGGCTGAAAAGGCATTGAACCTGGGGCTACGGATCTCTCCCGGAGTGCAATATCATTACCAGGGGAAGCCTGATAATGGATTACGGTTCGGTTTTGCCGCCCTGAACGACCGGGAATTAGCGAATGTTGTAGGGATTTTGGCTAAATGCTGTAAATAA
- a CDS encoding acetyl-CoA C-acetyltransferase: MLNNHQSRKVAIVGYNRIPFARQNTFYADASNKDMMVAALNGLIARYKLDGQLLGEVAGGAVIRHSWEINLMRECTLHTSLHPGTPACDIQQACDTGIEAAVYIANKISLGQIEVGIAGGVDSSSDVPLVLGEKLRRILLAARRAKTTGDRLKQFLKIRFKDLTPVAPMNREAPTGLSMGEHTEITAKYYQIPREEQDAFALESHRKMAKAYESGFFEDMITPYKGLQRDNNLRTDSSMEKLAKLKPAFDKVNGSLTAGNSSPLTDGASCILLASEEWAAQHGLPVLAYITFAEVAALEYQQNRHNLLLAPIYASTRMLQKANMQLQDFDFYEIHEAFTAQVLATLKIWESPELTAQFGLDKNLGAIDRSKLNVTGSSIPAGHPFAATGGRILATMAKLLHQKGSGKGFVSICAAGGLGITAILEK, from the coding sequence ATGCTTAACAATCATCAATCCCGGAAGGTAGCTATTGTTGGATATAACCGTATCCCCTTCGCCCGCCAGAATACATTCTATGCGGATGCAAGTAATAAAGACATGATGGTCGCCGCACTGAATGGCCTCATTGCCCGTTATAAACTGGATGGGCAATTGCTGGGTGAAGTAGCCGGCGGTGCAGTGATCAGGCATAGCTGGGAAATTAATCTCATGCGGGAATGTACACTCCATACTTCCCTGCATCCCGGTACACCCGCCTGTGATATTCAGCAGGCCTGCGATACCGGCATCGAAGCTGCCGTTTACATCGCCAATAAAATATCACTGGGCCAGATAGAAGTGGGTATAGCAGGCGGTGTAGATTCTTCCAGCGATGTGCCCCTTGTATTGGGAGAAAAATTACGCAGGATCTTACTGGCCGCCCGCAGGGCTAAAACTACGGGAGACAGGCTGAAACAGTTCCTGAAGATCAGGTTCAAAGACCTTACACCCGTAGCCCCCATGAACCGCGAAGCGCCAACAGGCCTGTCTATGGGAGAACATACAGAGATCACTGCCAAATACTACCAGATCCCCCGCGAAGAGCAGGATGCATTTGCGCTGGAAAGCCACCGCAAAATGGCGAAAGCTTATGAAAGCGGTTTCTTTGAAGATATGATCACGCCTTATAAAGGGTTGCAAAGAGATAATAACCTGCGTACAGATTCCAGTATGGAAAAGCTGGCTAAACTGAAACCCGCTTTTGATAAAGTGAACGGTTCGCTCACAGCAGGTAATTCCTCTCCATTAACAGACGGAGCCTCCTGCATACTGTTAGCCAGTGAGGAATGGGCCGCGCAGCATGGGCTGCCCGTTCTTGCTTATATTACTTTCGCCGAAGTGGCTGCCCTTGAATATCAGCAAAACAGGCATAACCTTTTGCTTGCACCCATTTACGCCTCCACCCGCATGCTGCAGAAAGCAAACATGCAATTGCAGGACTTTGATTTTTACGAGATCCACGAAGCTTTTACCGCCCAGGTATTAGCCACCCTTAAGATCTGGGAAAGCCCCGAATTAACAGCACAGTTCGGGTTGGATAAAAACCTGGGTGCTATAGACCGCAGCAAACTCAACGTTACAGGCAGCAGCATTCCCGCAGGGCATCCCTTTGCCGCCACCGGTGGCCGCATCCTTGCTACTATGGCTAAACTGTTGCATCAGAAAGGAAGTGGTAAAGGATTTGTTTCCATCTGCGCCGCAGGAGGATTGGGGATCACCGCTATCCTGGAAAAATAA